The genomic region taggaattCAACATTTACATATCTTCAGTCTTATCCAATGTATAAATCTATCAAACTTACTGATGTCCCTTGTAGTAAGGCTCATAGCCGAACCTTAGATAAAATGGGGTATTCCCAGTTTCGTAACCTACACGCATATAATTCTGTCTTTGGCCAGAGCCCTTGTTTCCAGCACCATGCTTATTACCACCATGTTGACCTCTACCACGTTTCTATTATGTGAGAATAAGgaagattaaattaaagtaacatcttaataaatttgtattaaaagtaTATGTGTATCATGacttaataattcttattttattgtttcagAAGTATatcatgttatataattataataacatatcttattatattataatattaaatttacagcatattacaatattataattgcaatgtttattaaagttaatagatCATAGAAAATTGACAAAATCTTACATCAGTATGTCGGATTAAATTGCATGAATTTAGTTGTATGAAATAGTGTatgtgaatttttaaaagttgaaaaattacatatttcttCCTGATTATATCTTACCTTTGACTTTTTGGCCTCAGGATTATCTCGGATGTTCGCTAATGACAATCTAGGTAACACCCTCAACATAGACAACGCCAAATCTTTTCCTTGCTTCCCAGCCATACCCGTGTTAGTGATTCGTCTTTAAACAATCTTTTAATAGTAAAATCGCATTTAATAAACGTGTACACTGATCTTGAGAAATTGACGATTTCCTAACCTAACAAAAACACGGCGATCCGACATCCGCCTGAAATAGGCAGTATCGATTAATATCGAAGGCGCATTcgatgtataaaaattaaaaaaaaattacttagaaAATGACATTTGTTATGAATGAAACTGAAAGAATTCgctatttttaatgaattaagcACATAAACTGTAAATGAAACTTTTGTTATACTCATGGACAGAAAAGCTGTAACACTTCCCTGGATGAGTTTCGAGTTATCGAGTCGATTGTACACAAGctacaataatatttcattcataaaataatttcttgtaataaatTTCCCAGCTCCGAGAATGGTAGCTGCGTTGAATGATTCCGACAGTGAGGACGAGTTGCCACCAGGATGGGAGGAGAGGACGACGTTGGATGGAAATGTTTACTATGCGAAGTATGATGatacgacattttttttttttttttttaaatcatcttttATCTCATGACGAAATCAAAGATCATTTCGTGTGTCACGATTGTTAGTTTCATTGGAGGAGTAATTGAGACAAGCGAATGAATATTCACTTCCTGTCGAAATACGTGTTGCAGCCACTATACGAAGGGCACGCAGTGGACGCATCCTAGAACTGGCCGTAAAAAGATCGTCAACGGAGGTATACACTTTGATTTCTATATTTTGCGATGGACTCGATGCTGACTTAAAACAATACTACGTTTCTTTTAAACGCTCATATTTGTTCAAGTTTTACATGAGATTGCATGAAGCAGCAGGTCGCTATTaaggatttataatttatattcaattttataaaagtatataaagaaaaatgttatattatgcaaaattttaattagaattagaGGTTctcaatcttttttattaaagaggctgcgttaaaatttttgtaataagcAGAGAATCAGATTAATGTTATTTCTGAAAATCatgtaaaaacaaaatcttCTACATTGTCTTATTATTCTACTTGTTATTATTCTACTTGTCAAAATTTCTTGATAGATAAGATAATCTAAAGACTGGAAGCTAGACTGTGAATCCCTATCttagataattaagaaattCTGTATTATATTTAGACTTAATCAATGTATTGattattttacaagaaataatAACAAGTATCTAGTcatttattaagattatttgAGAATGTTAAAGATtaactgtaaaattaaaacagatcaaatttaaaaattaaatagatttacCACCTGGATGGGAGAGATGTGTAGCAGATGACGGCAAAGTTTTGTACATTGACCACACAAATCGTACAACAACCTACACTGATCCACGATTAGCGTTTGCTACCGAATACAGAGAGATGTCTCAAGTAATGCGACAAAGATTTGATGGAAGTAGCACTGCCTTGGCAGTGTTACATGGTCGAGATCTACGCAACAAAGTCGCTCTCGTTACAGGAGCTAATGCAGGCATTGGTAggtgaaaataaatatagttaTAGCATTTATTCATACAATTTAACTAAGTAGACAAAACTTTGTACACACAGGTTATGAAACAGCTAGATCATTAGCTTTACATGGTTGCGATGTAGTATTAGCTTGTAGAGATATGGAGAAGGCTAATGAAGCTATAAAACGCATTCAACAAGAAAAGGAGACTGCAAATTGTGTAGCTTTAAAAATGGACCTATCATCACTGAGTAGCGTGCGAGAAGCTGCcgaagaattcaaaaagaaattcaagtaagtttacatgtaattgtaaatcattttggtattattatttatctttgctattatattgctattaattatataaaatttcaaatctttCAGATTTCTTCACTATCTTATATTAAACGCCGGCGTGTTTGGACTACCTTATACACTCACAAAGGACGGTTACGAGACGACGTTTCAAGTTAATCACTTGTCGCAATTTTACCTGACGCTCCTATTAAAACAGATTATACACAGTTCCGACAAGTCTAGGGTCGTAATAGTTTCCAGTGAATCACACAGGTAACATACTCTCTCGTAACTAAGTCGAAAATCTTTATAATCACATTTACTTTTGATACAGATTTTCATCGATACGGACTCTAGAAGACCTTCACCAATTAACTCTGTCTCCGCCAGCGTACAAGTATTGGGCAATGGGAGCGTACAATGAATCAAAACTCTGTAATGTTCTCTTCGCACAAGAACTAGCACGGCAGTGGCCTTCTGTCAGCGTTTTTGCTTGCCATCCCGGTAACATGGTATCTACATCCATATCGCGTTATTGGTGGCTATATCGATTGCTGTTCGCTTTAGTACGACCATTCACGAAATCATTGGTAtgatataaaatcttattataaatttttcgatttattttaagcgataaatttaaatttcgaagagtgaaataatataaaataagataaatttatttatctaaatttattttcttaatatttcatacatggataaattatgtaacataatcTTATTTAGACTTCTCAATGCTTTGTtactttattgtattattatttataatttctattttatatttatattataatttctgaaaatataataaacacaaAACGCATTGCAGCAACAAGCAGCAAGCACGACTGTATTTTGCGCTACTGCACCCGAATTAGAAGGTTTAACCGGTAGTTACTTCAATAATTGCTATCGTTGTCAACCATCGAATGTCGGACTGGATCCTGCATTAGGCGCGCGATTGTGGACACTCAGTGAGGATATGATAACAACTGTtttaaaaagagagaaggataattaggagaaaaataacatttattactaTCTTAAGTGATACGCTAGGCTGAAtcgattaaattgaaaaaaaatattaattttgtattgtatatgaaatgttatatatatatatatatatatatatatatatatatatatatatatatatatatatgtatgtatgtaatgtaatttgtctaaaataatttgtatatatttgtaagaaataattattaatgttaataataataaaaacaaatccaataataataaataaataatatatatagataagTCATAAATTAATTGAGCATGCATTTTATACAACCTTGCTACTAGCAACTGCTGCCACTCGCTCCCCATTGCAACATACATTATAGTCTTGctttaaaatcatattacattttttattttcaatattatatattattactttaatgcTAAAGTCAGGTATATTTACGATCTTAtaatttgattacatttttttctgtattgtattatcaaatgtataatttacattgcttgtattgtctacatgaaaaagatttgttaatataacgtaaacaatatgtaaataatctagatataatttatagtaaaacattgatctaaatgtttgaaaaatttagcaGTATCTTGAAAAAATGAATTCCTATGCTAAGAATAAAATCGTATTTGTTTTTGCATGATTGGTGTCCCTCTGCTCAAAACTGGTCTCCACAGAGAGATGCTACATCTTTCGTGCGCCCTTATATATGATCCATTGCAGCAGCCACTGATAATTCATCACGACATGGCACCTCCAAGTGATCATATGTcacctaataaaaaaaataatatgttaaattataaataagcgAGTGActctgaaaatttttctcataatttgtacacaaattgaaacatatttcaaaaatacatcttttcttacaatttttcatacatgtaaattctaaaatattctgagatttcccataataaagaaaatacttttaacttatttagatttgataacatttcattacaaatagaacaaaaaattttagaaatcttaggatatttcatgattaacatatataaaaaattatgagaaaagaatttttaaaatataaagtgttttaattcatataaaaaatttaaaagttataaaattatacaaaaaaatctaaaaaattctcaacaaattatataaaatattctgagcAAAATTATCATCAGGGGAAGTTTGTCATACAAAGCAAGTATGAGGTTTAGCATTGTACCTGAATAATACAGTTCCAATCTGAATGCTTTTCCTCAACAGGGCAGCTCCAATGCCAAATAGACCAAAGCCAGCACCGAAGTAAGGATTATCAGATAGAGCTTGGACATATTCAATAAACGTCATGATACAAATTGACGTTGCATAATTTGCACACAAACAGTAACATACTAACTTAacatattacaaatgaattagTAGTATTTAACTATCTTTCTTCACGTGGAATTCATTCACCGTCATCATTGAGTCCTctaattacagaaaattatgaaaaccgATACAAAGTGATACTTTGGCTTGGAAGTGAACAAAGATTATGAATGTCCCCAGCATCTATCGATGAGGCAAAAATACATGTCATATATCATTTGTCAGCAAacttatgtaaaataatcttattatccTATGTgctttttcttttacacaaaCAACAAAATCGCATTATTTTGTTTccctttttttaatacttttataagctaaataacaaatttcgCTGCTGAACAGGTGCACAACAATATGATACGTCGGAATGGCTTTGGTCGTTCGTTCTCAAGTCCGATGTCGTCTGCACTCTGACGTTAACATTATCTCTTTTCTATaggaattttaaatatatgcttggaacaaattttttaatttttaatttgtgtctCTTGGGACACGCGTAGTCAACGTTTGAAACAAACCGCGAACGGAGAttaaaggcttgttttctattcctgcactagactgcactggaacgttccttcttgctttcgctaactttcaaacatctatctatttcattttaagtgtacactaattcagagagttcaggaacagaaaacaaacgataGGTCCTACATGCACACAGCACGTGTCACACACTTTTAGTTCGGTTATTGACCAAGAGATGGTTATTACCTTGATGAATATTTAAGTTAACAgctttatttaagttaaaagaaatgaaaaatattacaaattacatagttttaattttataattaaagtttttttattaaatttaactttaatgatTTCGGagaaatgaaattataatgataCAAATGTGTCTTCGTTTCTCGCAAGCACTTGTGTTTGGTGTAGTTCATATATAAGCCAGAAGCACGCACTAGGCTTTCGGATCCCTGTGGGATCGTGATGGGAGTAAACACCCATCATGATTGGGGATCCGGATAGTCCGGTTCATGATTCCTGTGAGGAAGATGTTTTCCTTAAACCGCCTTGTCTTTCCTGCCGTTGTTGCGTTTGAAAATACACACCGAGTAGTaaatgttgttaaaaattatttgtatagcTTTAGATTAAAAAACTCTCGGTGTATATTCCCGAACGCAGCTCCTTGTCATCCGGCCATTTAGCTCCTTCCCATAGTCTGTGATACAAAAAATTCTGTGAATTAGAATAACCGCGGTATAAAccgtttaaaattaagaattagcTAAACCCTTTATCGGGGTTAGCTACCATATCCATCCATCATCTAACAATCATCTCCATCCTTCATTAACCCAATTGGAATCAGCACATGGATTGATCTCAATCTTAATTCACTTGTGGTACTGTAGCTTTTTCGGAGACAGTATCCACTGCAGATTCCATTTCAAACACTGCCATGACAAAAGACTGAGGAGACTATTTACACGATTAAACCATAAGATACAATAGTTCACATACAGATAATATATCAATAGTATGCCGATCAAtactattgtatatatatatgtgtatgtttcACTTCTCTGTCCTCTCTGGCTATACGTTACAATACAATAGAACTAAAGTGAGACATATCATATAGTAAATGGTTTCCATACAATGCAAAAGCAATTGGTGATATTAGAATGTAACAGTAATTAAGTTAATGGGAGCTACAAGGCGGCACAAGGTTTAAACATCAATGTCTGGCACATTACTCAACAGGTTACCCGTCGGGCTATCATTTTgcaaaagttatattattttttttaaacattagttataataaatggataaattgtaataaatttaagaaatattctcATTCAAAAGTTatctgctgaaaaataaatatgaaatctCAATCAAGTATTTGATTACATATAACTTATGACTCATTTTTCCaaaatcaatgttaaataaaataatgctttttataTCGTAAGTAAGGTTTATACACAATCTATACTtggaaaaaaaacttaatacagaattaattttgaattatcactgatattat from Solenopsis invicta isolate M01_SB chromosome 7, UNIL_Sinv_3.0, whole genome shotgun sequence harbors:
- the LOC105205411 gene encoding WW domain-containing oxidoreductase yields the protein MVAALNDSDSEDELPPGWEERTTLDGNVYYANHYTKGTQWTHPRTGRKKIVNGDLPPGWERCVADDGKVLYIDHTNRTTTYTDPRLAFATEYREMSQVMRQRFDGSSTALAVLHGRDLRNKVALVTGANAGIGYETARSLALHGCDVVLACRDMEKANEAIKRIQQEKETANCVALKMDLSSLSSVREAAEEFKKKFKFLHYLILNAGVFGLPYTLTKDGYETTFQVNHLSQFYLTLLLKQIIHSSDKSRVVIVSSESHRFSSIRTLEDLHQLTLSPPAYKYWAMGAYNESKLCNVLFAQELARQWPSVSVFACHPGNMVSTSISRYWWLYRLLFALVRPFTKSLQQAASTTVFCATAPELEGLTGSYFNNCYRCQPSNVGLDPALGARLWTLSEDMITTVLKREKDN